The DNA region AACGCTGTTTGTCCAAATCCCCTCTTAGACTTATCAGATTTATTTCCGAAATAATTCTATTTTTCAGGAGATTTTTTTCATCTTCTGATAGATGAATATTATTAAACTCTGAAAAAATTTTTTGAAATTTGTCTTCCATATTATTCTAAAGTATCCATTTTCTCTTTAAGTTTTTTCATCGCTCTATTTAAGCGAACCGAAGCGGCGTTTTCTTTGATATTTAAAACATCTGCAATCTCCGAGGGTGAGAGACCATCAAGAAATCGCCAGATGATAATCTCTTTGTCTTTCTCGCTAAGCTCGTCAATTAAATCTTTAACCCTTGAAAACTCGGCGTTTTCTAAAATCTCATCTCTCGCTTCGGAGAAATCAAAACCTTTTTCGGAAAGTTGGTCTAAAGAAACATTCTTACCTTGCCGGTAATAATCTATAATCAAATTACTAGCCACCCTATAAAGAAAGGTTTTTATGTTACGGACTTCCTTGCCGGAAGAAATATACTTCCAAGTCCGAACAAAAGTCTCTTGAACCAAATCTTCGGCTTTTTCTTTATCCGACACCTTGAAAAAACAGTGCCGAAAAAGAGCATCGGCGTGTTCGTCATAGGATTTTATAAATTCCTGTTTTGCTCTTTCTAAAGGTTCCATAATAAAGACGAAAAATAAAGAAAGTTCTTACCCACAAAAATCTGATTTTTAAATTCTAACAAATCAAGAAAACAAAGCGGTGCGCTTTGTGAACACCCCTAGTGATAGTCAGACCGACTGTTTTGGAGAGCCCGAACCTGTTGCACCGCTTCTTCCCCAGTTATAACACCCTCCTTAAAATTCTCTTTGATTGAATTTATAATTGAATTCTCCCGATCAGCTGCTCCCGTTTGCATAATCTGGTTTCTAATCACTTCAATTTCTGTCAGCGGATCAGGTCTTTTTTCATATTCATTTATCATTGATTCAAAATTCATATTTTTGGGGTGCCTATCGGGAATCGAACCCGAATTGCAAGTTCCACAAACTTGAGTGTTAACCGTTACACCATAGGCACCATTATTCAATCTTCAATACTTCGGAGCGGTTTCTTTGACTCCAGACAAGTGATTTGCCAACCGCGCCAGTGCATAAAGTAAGCTAGACAACCTGTTGAGAAAAGATTTTGTGTCGGCGGAAATTTTTACTTCACCTACCTCCTCTCCCGCCACCACTCTCCTCTCGGCTCTCCTTGCTAAAGTTCTAGCGACATCCAACATCGCCGCCTGTTCCGAACCTCCGGAAATAAAAAAACTTGTTATCGGTGGTAATTCTTTTTCAATTGAGTTGATAATGTCTTCCATCTGCCTGACCTTGTCTGCGGTAATATTTTTCGGAGCGCCGGCAACCTCCGCTTGGACAATGAAGAGGTTTTCTTGGGCGTCGTGAATTATCTCGGCAAAATTTCTTTGAGCTAACTTCAAGTCACTAGTTTTAACCTTGCAAAGACCGAGAAAGGAATTGATTTCATCCAAAGAGCCGAGGGCTTCAGCTACCGCTGAATTTTTTGAGATTCTAGTGCCCGGCGGACAACTGTATGTTTTTGTTGTACCGTCGTCACCTTTTCCTGTAAAAAGTGCCATATTTTTAGCGTTTTAGCATTCGGTTTAAACCAATGCTATAAGTCACTTTAACAAAAATACGGAAAATAATCTACGAGCGGTGCTGTAATTACAAGACTCGCGAGAGTCTTTTTTTAAGAGGCAACGGATTAACTAAGATATGAGGTGAACAATAAGTACAACAAGCGCAACTACAAGTAGT from Candidatus Paceibacterota bacterium includes:
- a CDS encoding RNA polymerase sigma factor, encoding MEPLERAKQEFIKSYDEHADALFRHCFFKVSDKEKAEDLVQETFVRTWKYISSGKEVRNIKTFLYRVASNLIIDYYRQGKNVSLDQLSEKGFDFSEARDEILENAEFSRVKDLIDELSEKDKEIIIWRFLDGLSPSEIADVLNIKENAASVRLNRAMKKLKEKMDTLE
- a CDS encoding cob(I)yrinic acid a,c-diamide adenosyltransferase is translated as MALFTGKGDDGTTKTYSCPPGTRISKNSAVAEALGSLDEINSFLGLCKVKTSDLKLAQRNFAEIIHDAQENLFIVQAEVAGAPKNITADKVRQMEDIINSIEKELPPITSFFISGGSEQAAMLDVARTLARRAERRVVAGEEVGEVKISADTKSFLNRLSSLLYALARLANHLSGVKETAPKY